A single genomic interval of Daucus carota subsp. sativus chromosome 1, DH1 v3.0, whole genome shotgun sequence harbors:
- the LOC108196662 gene encoding L-type lectin-domain containing receptor kinase IX.1, whose translation MGFSPSVFIRSLFYLSTIHFAATLEFNLTRFSPNSDDIIYDGDAVPANEAIQLTKNLQDESLATSIGRVTYKKPMHLWDKASRNLTNFTTHFSFVIDSQDRTTYGDGIAFFLAPNGTKVPERAKQGGSLGLTNDDEPLNTTVNKFVAVEFDIFRNSGWDPENVSEHLGVDISSVRSEASVPWLNSSSSIKKGWENEAWISYDSSSKNLSVVVRTSLNSTNSTRNQSLHFVVDLREVLPDYVSFGFSAATGQLLSINRINSWDFYSSLESDDDVTGPTGPGGPNPSKTKGNKIGLVVGLAVGGSVLCASALGIYLILRKKKREEDEDDILVEDDSMDGEFEKGIGPKRFSYNALAQATNNFALKDKLGEGGFGGVYKGFSEELNCYVAVKRVSRDSSQGIKEYASEVKIISRLRHKNLVQLIGWCHEKRNLILVYEYMQNGSLDFHLFKGQSLLSWRVRYNIAQGLASVLLYLHEEWEQCVVHRDIKSSNVMLDSSFNAKLGDFGLARLVDHDKGAQTTIVAGTRGYMAPECFITGQASRESDVFSFGVVALEIACGRKPIDPKVEESQRELVKWVWDLYGLEQILEAADPKLSGDYDEQEMKRLMIVGLWCAHPDSTIRPSIRQAMHVLNFDAPLPNLPPKMPVATYSAPLNYSSVSSGYGLSTTQSSQTQNSGHSNDTGSSVSASAALLHNTR comes from the coding sequence ATGGGTTTCAGCCCCTCTGTTTTTATAAGATCTCTGTTCTATTTAAGTACTATTCATTTTGCTGCAACTTTGGAATTTAACCTTACCAGATTCAGTCCTAATAGTGATGATATAATTTATGATGGAGACGCGGTTCCAGCAAACGAAGCCATCCAGCTCACaaagaacttacaagacgaatCATTGGCTACTAGCATAGGCCGAGTGACATATAAGAAGCCTATGCATCTGTGGGACAAGGCCTCAAGAAATCTTACAAACTTCACCACCCATTTTTCTTTTGTCATTGATTCGCAGGATAGAACAACTTATGGTGATGGTATCGCGTTCTTTCTAGCTCCAAATGGTACCAAGGTACCCGAAAGGGCAAAACAAGGGGGATCATTAGGACTTACAAATGATGATGAGCCCTTGAACACCACGGTTAACAAATTTGTTGCTGTTGAGTTTGACATTTTTAGGAACAGCGGTTGGGACCCGGAGAATGTTTCTGAGCATTTAGGTGTTGATATCAGCTCTGTGAGATCTGAGGCTAGTGTTCCCTGGTTGAATAGTAGCTCTAGTATTAAGAAGGGGTGGGAAAATGAAGCCTGGATCAGTTATGATTCTAGTTCCAAGAACCTTAGTGTTGTCGTTCGTACAAGTTTGAATAGTACTAATAGTACCAGGAATCAAAGTCTTCACTTTGTGGTTGATTTACGCGAGGTTTTGCCAGATTATGTCAGTTTTGGCTTTTCAGCTGCAACAGGACAGTTGTTATCTATTAATAGAATCAATTCATGGGACTTCTATTCGAGTCTGGAGTCGGATGATGATGTAACAGGTCCAACTGGTCCTGGAGGCCCAAATCCCTCTAAAACGAAAGGTAACAAGATCGGTTTAGTGGTTGGATTGGCAGTGGGGGGATCTGTTCTTTGTGCATCAGCTTTGGGCATATACCTTATCTTGAGGAAGAAAAAGAGAGAGGAGGATGAGGATGATATTCTTGTTGAGGATGATTCTATGGATGGTGAATTTGAGAAAGGAATTGGACCTAAAAGGTTTTCATATAATGCTCTTGCTCAGGCAACAAATAACTTTGCACTGAAAGACAAGCTTGGAGAAGGAGGATTCGGGGGAGTTTACAAAGGCTTCTCGGAAGAATTAAATTGTTATGTTGCTGTCAAGAGAGTATCGAGAGATTCTAGTCAAGGAATTAAGGAGTACGCATCAGAAGTGAAGATCATCAGTCGTTTGAGACATAAAAATTTGGTGCAGCTCATTGGTTGGTGCCATGAGAAAAGAAATCTTATACTAGTCTATGAGTACATGCAGAATGGTAGCTTGGATTTCCATCTTTTCAAGGGGCAGAGCTTGTTGTCATGGAGAGTAAGGTACAATATTGCTCAAGGTCTGGCATCGGTATTGCTTTATCTACACGAAGAATGGGAGCAATGTGTGGTGCATAGAGATATTAAATCAAGCAATGTCATGTTAGATTCAAGTTTTAACGCCAAGCTAGGTGATTTCGGGTTGGCAAGATTGGTTGATCATGACAAGGGTGCACAGACAACTATTGTAGCTGGGACACGAGGATACATGGCTCCTGAATGTTTTATCACGGGCCAAGCGAGTAGGGAATCAGATGTTTTCAGCTTCGGAGTTGTAGCATTGGAAATAGCATGTGGTCGGAAGCCTATTGACCCCAAGGTTGAAGAAAGCCAGAGAGAATTAGTAAAGTGGGTCTGGGACCTTTATGGACTGGAACAAATTCTTGAAGCGGCAGACCCAAAACTCTCTGGGGACTATGACGAGCAGGAAATGAAACGCCTGATGATCGTCGGGCTCTGGTGTGCACATCCAGATAGCACTATTCGGCCTTCTATTAGGCAAGCTATGCACGTTCTCAATTTTGATGCTCCATTGCCTAATCTTCCACCAAAGATGCCTGTGGCAACCTATTCCGCCCCATTAAACTATTCATCTGTGTCCTCAGGATATGGCTTGTCCACCACTCAGAGCAGCCAAACTCAGAATTCAGGCCATAGTAATGATACCGGTTCTTCAGTTTCTGCCTCTGCAGCACTTCTACATAATACTAGATAG